From Lutra lutra chromosome 14, mLutLut1.2, whole genome shotgun sequence, a single genomic window includes:
- the SMC3 gene encoding structural maintenance of chromosomes protein 3: protein MYIKQVIIQGFRSYRDQTIVDPFSSKHNVIVGRNGSGKSNFFYAIQFVLSDEFSHLRPEQRLALLHEGTGPRVISAFVEIIFDNSDNRLPIDKEEVSLRRVIGAKKDQYFLDKKMVTKNDVMNLLESAGFSRSNPYYIVKQGKINQMATAPDSQRLKLLREVAGTRVYDERKEESISLMKETEGKREKINELLKYIEERLHTLEEEKEELAQYQKWDKMRRALEYTIYNQELNETRAKLDELSAKRETSGEKSRQLRDAQQDARDKMEDIERQVRELKTKISAMKEEKEQLSAERQEQIKQRTKLELKAKDLQDELAGNSEQRKRLLKERQKLLEKIEEKQKELAETEPKFNSVKEKEERGIARLAQATQERTDLYAKQGRGSQFTSKEERDKWIKKELKSLDQAINDKKRQIAAIHKDLEDTEANKEKNLEQYNKLDQDLNEVKARVEELDRKYYEVKNKKDELQSERNYLWREENAEQQALAAKREDLEKKQQLLRAATGKAILNGIDSINKVLDHFRRKGINQHVQNGYHGIVMNNFECEPAFYTCVEVTAGNRLFYHIVDSDEVSTKILMEFNKMNLPGEVTFLPLNKLDVRDTAYPETNDAIPMISKLRYNPRFDKAFKHVFGKTLICRSMEVSTQLARAFTMDCITLEGDQVSHRGALTGGYYDTRKSRLELQKDVRKAEEELGELEAKLNENLRRNIERINNEIDQLMNQMQQIETQQRKFKASRDSILSEMKMLKEKRQQSEKTFMPKQRSLQSLEASLHAMESTRESLKAELGTDLLSQLSLEDQKRVDALNDEIRQLQQENRQLLNERIKLEGIITRVETYLNENLRKRLDQVEQELNELRETEGGTVLTATTSELEAINKRVKDTMARSEDLDNSIDKTEAGIKELQKSMERWKNMEKEHMDAINHDTKELEKMTNRQGMLLKKKEECMKKIRELGSLPQEAFEKYQTLSLKQLFRKLEQCNTELKKYSHVNKKALDQFVNFSEQKEKLIKRQEELDRGYKSIMELMNVLELRKYEAIQLTFKQVSKNFSEVFQKLVPGGKATLVMKKGDVEGSQSQDEGEGSGESERGSGSQSSVPSVDQFTGVGIRVSFTGKQGEMREMQQLSGGQKSLVALALIFAIQKCDPAPFYLFDEIDQALDAQHRKAVSDMIMELAVHAQFITTTFRPELLESADKFYGVKFRNKVSHIDVITAEMAKDFVEDDTTHG from the exons GAGGGTACTGGTCCTCgtgtcatttctgcttttgtggaGATTATTTTTGATAATTCAGACAACCGGTTGCCA aTTGATAAAGAAGAAGTTTCACTTAGAAGAGTTATTGGTGCCAAAAAGGATCAGTATTTCCTAGACAAGAAAATGGTCAC GAAAAATGATGTGATGAATCTCCTTGAAAGTGCTGGTTTTTCTCGAAGCAATCCTTATTACATTGTAAAACAAGGAAAG ATCAACCAGATGGCCACAGCACCAGATTCTCAGAGACTAAAACTATTAAGAGAAGTAGCTGGTACTAGAGTATATGATGAACgaaaagaagaaagcatatcTTTAATGAAAGAAACAG agggCAAACGGGAAAAAATCAATGAGTTGTTAAAATACATTGAAGAGAGATTACATAccttagaagaagaaaaggaagaactagCTCAGTATCAAAAGTGGGATAAAATGAGACGAGCCCTGGAATATACCATTTATAACCAGGAGCTTAACGAGACTCGTGCTAAACTTGATGAG CTTTCTGCTAAGCGAGAGACTAGTGGAGAAAAATCCAGGCAATTAAGAGATGCCCAGCAGGATGCAAGAGATAAGATGGAG GATATTGAGCGCCAAGTtagagaactgaaaacaaaaatttcagctatgaaagaagaaaaggagcagCTCAGTGCTGAAAGACAAGAACAGATTAAGCAGAGGACTAAATTGGAGCTTAAAGCCAAGGATTTACAAGATGAATTGGCAGGCAATAGTGAACAAAGG aaacgcTTATTAAAAGAGAGGCAGAAGCTGcttgaaaaaatagaagaaaaacagaaagaactgGCAGAAACAGAACCTAAATTCAAcagtgtgaaagaaaaagaagagcgaGGAATTGCTAG ATTGGCCCAGGCTACCCAGGAAAGAACAGATCTTTATGCAAAGCAGGGTCGAGGAAGCCAGTTTAcatcaaaagaagaaagggatAAGTGGATTAAAAAGGAACTCAAGTCTTTAGATCAGGCTATTAATGACAAAAAAAGACAGATTGCTGCTATCCATAAGGATTTGGAGGACACGGaggcaaataaagagaaaaacctggAGCAGTATAAT aaACTGGATCAGGATCTTAACGAAGTCAAAGCTCGAGTAGAAGAACTGGACAGAAAATACTACgaagtaaaaaataagaaagatgaatTACAAAGTGAAAGAAA TTACTTGTGGAGAGAGGAAAATGCAGAACAGCAAGCACTTGCTGCTAAAAGAGAAGATCTTGAAAAGAAACAGCAACTTCTTAGAGCAGCAACAGGAAAG gctattttaaatggaatagACAGCATAAACAAAGTACTGGACCACTTCCGTAGGAAAGGAATAAACCAGCATGTTCAGAATGGCTATCACGGCATCGTGATGAATAACTTCGAATGTGAGCCTGCTTTCTACACATGCGTGGAAGTCACTGCTGGCAACAG GTTATTTTATCATATTGTTGATTCAGATGAAGTCAGCACAAAGATTTTGATGGAGTTTAATAAAATGAATCTTCCTGGAGAGgtcacttttcttcctcttaacaAGTTAGATGTCAGGGATACTGCCTATCCTGAAACCAAT gATGCGATTCCTATGATAAGTAAATTGAGATACAATCCCAGATTTGACAAAGCTTTCAAACATGTGTTTGGGAAAACACTTATTTGTCGTAGCATGGAAGTTTCAACCCAGCTAGCCCGTGCTTTCACTATGGACTGCATTACCCTAGAAG GTGACCAAGTTAGTCATCGGGGTGCTCTAACTGGAGGTTACTATGACACAAGGAAGTCTAGACTTGAATTGCAGAAAGATGTtagaaaagcagaagaagaacTAGGTGAGCTTGAAGCAAAGCTCAACGAAAACCTGCgcagaaatattgaaa GGATTAATAATGAAATTGATCAGTTGATGAACCAAATGCAGCAGATAGAGACCCAGCAAAGGAAATTTAAAGCGTCTCGAGATAGCATATTATCAGAAATGAAGATGCTAAAAGAGAAGAGGCAGCAATCAGAGAAAACTTTTATGCCAAAG CAACGTAGCTTACAAAGTTTGGAAGCAAGCTTGCATGCTATGGAATCCACCAGAGAATCGTTGAAAGCAGAACTGGGAACTGATTTGCTTTCACAACTTAGTCTGGAAGATCAGAAGAGAGTAGATGCACTGAATGATGAAATTCGTCAACTTCAGCAG gaaaACAGACAGttgctgaatgaaagaattaaattagaagGTATCATTACTCGAGTAGAGACATACCTAAATGAGAATTTGAGGAAACGTTTGGACCAAGTAGAACAG GAACTTAATGaactgagagagacagaagggggTACTGTTCTCACTGCTACAACCTCAGAACTTGAAGCAATcaataaaagagtaaaagatACTATGGCACGATCAGAAG atTTGGACAATTCCATTGATAAAACAGAAGCTGGAATTAAGGAGCTTCAGAAGAGTATGGAACGCTGgaagaatatggaaaaagaacACATGGATGCTATAAATCATGATActaaagaactagaaaagatGACAAATCGACAAGGCATGCtactgaagaagaaagaggagtgTATGAAGAAAATTCGAGAGCTTGGTTCACTTCCCCAGGAAGCATTTGAAAAGTACCAAACGCTGAGTCTCAAACAG ttGTTTCGAAAACTTGAACAGTGCAACACAGAATTGAAGAAGTACAGCCATGTTAACAAAAAAGCTTTAGATCAGTTTGTGAATTTCTCTGAgcagaaagaaaagttaataaaacGACAAGAAGAGTTGGATAGGGGGTACAAATCAATCATGGAACTGATGAATGTACTTGAACTTCGAAAATACGAAGCTATTCAGTTAACTTTCAAGCAG gtATCGAAGAATTTCAGCGAAGTATTCCAGAAGTTGGTACCTGGTGGCAAAGCTACTTTGGTAATGAAGAAAGGAGATGTGGAGGGCAGTCAGTCTCaggatgaaggagaaggaagtggTGAAAGTGAGAGGGGTTCTGGGTCACAAAGCAGCGTCCCATCAGTTGACCAGTTCACTGGAGTTGGAATTAGG gTGTCATTTACAGGAAAACAGGGTGAAATGAGAGAAATGCAACAGCTTTCTGGTGGACAGAAATCCTTGGTAGCTCTTGCTCTGATTTTTGCTATTCAGAAATGTGACCCAGCTCCTTTTTACCTGTTTGATGAGATTGACCAGGCTCTGGATGCCCAGCACAGAAAAGCTGTGTCAG atATGATTATGGAACTTGCTGTACATGCGCAATTTATTACAACTACTTTTAGGCCTGAACTGCTTGAGTCAGCTGACAAATTCTATGGTGTAAAGTTTAGAAATaag GTTAGTCATATTGACGTGATCACAGCAGAGATGGCCAAAGACTTTGTAGAAGATGATACTACTCACGGTTAA